In the Glycine max cultivar Williams 82 chromosome 19, Glycine_max_v4.0, whole genome shotgun sequence genome, CTCCGGGTTCGGGGAGGAGTGGAGGAGGTGGGCCAGGCCCAATAAGAGGGCCTCAGGGCGGGCCTGCTTGCAGAGGTTGAAGAGGGACTCCGCCTGGGAGCGCTGGTCGTTGGAGGAAGACATCAATTGGGAGATTAGGGATTCCAGGTGGGCCGAGTCCGGGCCCAGGATTAGCGCCACTTGGGCTTCGCTCTGCTGAATCGAATCGCTCGCCATCCCTCTCTCTGTGTTCTGAAGAATGCGAGGGAAGACGAAAACGCCAAGGGTTTGGGTTTGTGTTGCTGAGGGAGGGATTTTAAATGGCGGGTTTCGATATATCCGTTTCTCTCAGGTTCCTAACCTACGGTTTTTTTACAGTTCCAATGCGCTTTCCCTTGCGCCGCGATGCTTTGAACTTTCAATCATTTCTGtgttggattaaaaaaattatattaagatttatttttaatttgatttaataataaaaatatttaaaaataagttatattattttaaaattaactttattgaTACTCATTTAAACACGTACtatgcatgtttggatattcaatgaaaaatttattttggggtaaaaatacttttaccaAATCATAAGGattcttacttttaattatattcaggtaaaattaactaaaaaatgaattagTATATGAAGAATATTGAAAGTTAGTAActgaaaaataagtttattaaattataaatatttgataaaatgaagtattaaaataaataaaaagtataaaataatataatcataatttattttaaaaagtaattaagaagttaaataaatatattaagaataaaattaaaagttaaaaactaacatttaaaaaaatattattttaaataacatttttaaaatattaaaagttactaaaaactattaaaaatatatttattaaacaatcaaataaattttttaactaataaaaaaataaaaactaattaaaatactttgtttatagcaacaaattcaattgCTGGCATGGAGTACCTCTCCTCTCAACACTTTTTGGCTCGTTGTTTTTGGTTAGTTGACGCTTGAATTAAATAATGAGCAATGGCGGTgggttaaatatttttgtacgaTGATGCTTCAGTCTTGGTTGGGGATTAATTAGAGAAGTTAATTACACATGATGTCATATTTATTACTACTTCATCTGTCGCTTTTGATTTACTAcattttagcaaaaaaaattaatgaagaagcttgttaaaaatttaaaagaaaattattctaATTAAGAAATATTGTTGATGTACTTTTGTTGTAGTttcaaatatgtaatttttaataaaaaaaataatattaattcatTATCTAGATTTTTTAGAATACtaaaaaacattttgatttCAATGGTCATTTTATAATACATGCATAGATtcgttcaaaaaaaattaatacgtgCATAGTCAGCATAGATAgtataaagattttattttattgttcaaTTACTTGCTATTATATTAAGTTTTctaacttttataatttatttacaatacAAACAAAAAGATTTCCATATCACATATCAACTgtacaaagaaaatttcttcgctcaaagcattttgaatttttgatcATTCTATAGTATCCATCCCTTTGGCCATCCATAATTACAAAATGTGTTCacagttatattaaaaaattttatagttttgtCTGGTAtacatcaaaatttataatcgataatttataaatataatgataaaatttgacaAGTATCATCTGgccatatttaaattttaatatattaatagacACTAGAGTTGCTAAAATAGATAGGTCCGACCCATTGGCTCGTTGGAGTGGACTGAgctataatgaaaaaatattaattcaaataaaattgagtTTAAACTCAATAAATATTCGTTTGAATTCAATTAGATCTATtttggtttaatattttttttcttttaaatttgtataaatttagACAATAAAGAGAATAAAACAGATCAATATGACTCGGCAGaactgattattttttaaaagtcaacaaatttattatataagataGATTGTGATTtgatgattatataaaaaaatttatattatcaatgcataatcttttttctcttattagAGTAATGATTAAGGttatttagtataaaattagTTGTGTTTGTTATCATTACTGTAATAGTTAAGGTCATAACTAcaataaaatgttataaaactAATTGTctctttgttgtttttatgacaaaaattaatattattatcatttaaaataaaaaaatagtttcaattGTATgtgtaaaaatagtaaatattttttaaaaattattacctATTAAATGTTAGacatataaaaacaattttaatgaaagaaaaaaaatattacttattaaaatttctttacttttaGTTACTTTCGGGTGCCCAAATGATGTTttactcaaaataataataagggttaattaagtttttagtcctttattaattttttgttagcaaTTTTAGTCTTTCTAAATTTTTTGCCCATTTTTAGTGtcttgtttatgtttttttgctcaaaatttgttttgccaatttttagtcttttgtttattttacatttgggattatttttgaacaataaaaataaatgagagactaaaaataggccaaaagttttagagagactaaaaatgataacaaaaaattaatgaaagactaaaagttgttaaaaatattttgaaggatcgaaaattataatataaaaaagttgagagattaaaaatttaattaaccctaataataataagcatCAAAGAGTAAAAAACCGGTGTGAATATAACGGGcctaaaaatgagagaaattgCTTTCTGCACTTCCTTTTTACCTTCACGTGTccacaaataacaaaaatactCTTCTTGTTGTCACCCTCTCACTAACATTTGTCACCCTCTTCACTACCGCCACACTCACCCCTATCTCTAATATTCCAAACTCACCTTTTCATTGTTGCCCTCAACAACTCATCCAAACTAAACTCTCCTCTTCATCGTAGCCGCTCATGCATCAATGGATGATGTGTCCACCATTTCAACTAGAAATGTAAATGAGTCAAGTTACTCGAGCTGACTTATTAAATGCTCGATTAAgcttattcttttaattaaataaacaaactcAAACTTAACATTAAGCTCGATTATATAAATGAACTAAGCTCAAGCTTTACAATTTCAACATTAATAGCTTGTGAatagtttatttatatataaagaaagaaatattaaaattacataaattctacaaaatatatatatatacattgaaATCACATAGATTCAATAATATCATACCACATGTTtaacacatatttttatttgtagattattatatattattaaaatatattttttataaaattattgataaaataatttattaaatactaaattgataaagttaaaaaataatttaagattttttttttgcaaattaaaaaataatcaagtttTAAATGATCTAAACAAGCCATGTCCAAAACTTTTAATTAGGCTCCTTTAAATAAATGAGTTAAGCTTGAGCCACCTACTTTCTTTCACAAGCCAaacttaaatttcaaatattcgGCTTAACTTGGTTCATTTGTACCCTTAACCTCAACAACCACCTACTAGTTGTGAAACTTGGGCTTTGGCGGCACATGCGAAGCGTGTGAGGTGTTGTTCACATGTTGAGGAATTCGCGACAGAGTGTGTCGACGACTAGGTGAGGAGGGCGACGATGATTGTGTTGGAGAAAGGATTGGGTGAGGAACTCACGAGACAATTAACCTTCCACAACATGCTTCTTAAATAAAGAGTTGAAATTGTTGTTACCTAAACTCAACCTCACCAAATCGTCATCCAAATTGGTGCGAGGAGGATGAAAACAGAGAGAAGAGAATTGTTAGGAGTGGGTGAATGAATGAGATGCAAATCTACACAGTTTTAAACAAATGACTATTCAATAATACCTATGCCGATGCAAATCTAatagaaaaaacataaattatttcaaaatatgaaaaaatcatATACCGGAATAGCTATTCTAAAATAAGATTCTAGAATACCTTTTCGGAATGTGAGTATTCTGGAATACCATTTTTATATTATGGACTTCTAGAATAGATCTTCTAGAATAGGTATTCCATGATGGGTGCAGGaagtaactttttaaaatgtaCAATCTATATGATGGATCGAATCGAACAGTAACACTCTTGACCGGCCCAAAGTTTCTGCGTGGATGTCACGGTGTGTCTGTGTCAGGTTTGGTTTCAATTACCTCTTCTTTGCTTTTTGTAGCATAGTACCGGTATATCCAACGTTTGTGTTCGTTTTATTCTTTGTAATTGTCTCTGTCTATTTCTTCCATtctcatttctctctctttctctgtttccACATGCCATGGTTCGTTCTTCCTTGCTCTACTACTACTCTCAACGCCGTCTTGCAGGCTCTTTCAGgggcttcttcttcattcccaCAACCTTAGCTCTCTTCACCTCTTTCTTCATTCTCTTCTACATTTACTCCACTTCAAACATCTTCACCCATCACAACCACCACCCTTCCACTTCACATTTCAAACCACACCCTCCCTTTTCCACTACCCCTTTTATTGCTACCACTCCTCACTTCGTCCCTGTCTTCAACCACAATGCTTCCGAGTCCACAAAATCTCCTCCGACTTTCCAATTGGGGTATGGCCTCGGACCGCAAAGTCAACGGGGTCTGCCTCTGCCACCGCAATTCAGCTCAAAGGGTACGCGAaagtttcgtttttttttttcttttgttttctgttaatATGCTTCTGGGTATAATTTTTCATGTGGCTTTCGCGTTGTTTAACGAATAGGCCTTGTTTGGATAAGTTTCTCAATTAGTACTTATAGGAAAAGAAATtaaggtaaaatgaattaaagtaattttaagttaaaagtaGCTTTTGGGAAAGCTAAATGAGAACTTCTATAAATTTGCTTATACttaagctaattttaacttacgAGAGTAGCTAAATGattcatttgttcatttttgtTCAAGGAGAATTTGAGAATGTTAGTAGGACCAGCAGATACCTGCACTATGCTGTACTTGGAACCTGGATTTTGTTTGACTTCTGCATGGTATTGTGTATTCTATGGTGTAGATGAAGGTTACATAATTGATACTTGAACATGTATAGTTCTAATATAGAAAGATTCAATTTATATTACTAATTTGCTAAAGGTAACTGAATCcagaatttcagaaaataaatgttatttatatcAGCATGTTCAGTATCTTAGTATGAagaattttattgtaaaatatagaACTTCTAGACTCAAATAAACCTTGTGAGATGATATCCTCTTCCACTTTCACCTGTTCTGTTGTGGATTATACTCACTTTCTGCGTTCTGTTTTACACTTTAGTTAGGATTTAATGAATAGTAGCTTATCTTAACATTTCCATTATTCTTTCATATAATGATGCTGCTAAGCTTAGCTACATTAAGAGATTTAAGCAagataatttgaagggttaaaGTTGTATCCTCTTTTTCCAATAAGGAGCTACCACATTTGATTAACTTTAGGTGCTTCATCATAAAACATACTGCGGTGTTAGTGGGTTCAGTAGGTTGGGCTGATGAAGCTACAGTCAATGTGTATAAACTTTACTGTCTTAACTCCAGTGTGCAGGGAATGTTGTGTTTTTTATGGTTCAGGAAAATTTGAGAATAACGACGTGTTCCATGATAGAGATGTCTTTCTGGAAGACTATAAAGAAATGAATAGGAGCTTAAAGATATATGTTTATCCTCACAGGGAAGACGATCCTTTTGCAAATGTGCTTTTGCCTGTGGAATCTGAACCCGGTGGCAATTATACCAGTGAAAGTTACTTCAAAAAGGTACTTATGAAGAGCCATTTCATTACAAAAGACCCACCAGAAGCagatcttttctttcttcccttttccATGGCAAGATTGTGGCACGATCGAAGAGTTGGTGTGGGAGGTATACAAGACTTCATTAGAGACTACATTCATAATATCAGTCACAGGTATCCATATTGGAACAACACAGGTGGTGCCGATCACTTTTATGTTGCTTGTCATTCAATTGGAAGGTCTGCCATGGACAAAGCACCTGATGAGAAATTCAATGCCATTCAAGTTGTATGCTCATCTAGTTATTTTCTAACCGGGTACTTTGCTCACAAGGATGCATGTCTACCACAAATTTGGCCAAGAAAAGGAAATCCCCCTAACCTTGTTTCATCAAAGAGGTAATTGCACTTCTTCCTCTAGGTAGTAAATATTCTGAATCATGCATGCTCTAGAATGCACGTTCTAAACCTATCATGTCCTTTGTGAACTATTTGCTCTTTTATAGAGCAGTTTTTGAAAGTGTTAGCTTAACCATTGATATTAAAGGGACCAACCAATAAGCTAAAAATTAATTGGGTTCATGTACTGCTGAATGACCTGCAAGCATATGATTTCAACTCTACGCCAACAATCAATTAGTTTTGCTGAATATTTCACTCTAAAATTAGAATCTTCAAGAGTAGATccttgtaaaatatttaatctcAGTTAATGTAACTTTTTGACAGAATACAATTGACTTTGTCTTGTTCCTGCAGTCCACCCCACTTAGTGGGAAAAGGTTTTGATTGTTGTATCTGATAGTGTAACTGAAGCCAATAAGAGGATAATTTCTCAAACATTCATTACATTTTTGAATTAAAGGAATCTTATTTCTTCGGTGCAGTAGGAGGCATGgagaggaaaaaggaaaacaaagtcTTATCAATCTATAAATGAAGCTTCATcacaacaatgattttttttttcagtataTCAAGTAAAACTCATTTTGCTGTTTTTTGTTTTCGAATCACAGGAAAAGGCTAGCTTTCTTTGCTGGAGGAGTAAATTCCCCAGTACGTGTAAAACTTCTTGAGACATGGAAAAATGATTCAGAAATCTTTGTGCACCATGGAAGACTTAAAACACCATATGCAGATGAATTGCTAGGTAGCAAGTTCTGCCTTCATGTTAAGGGCTTTGAAGTGAACACAGCTCGCATTGGAGATTCTCTATATTATGGTTGCGTTCCAGTGATCATTGCCAACTACTATGACCTTCCATTTGCTGATGTGCTAAACTGGAAGAGCTTTTCAGTTGTTGTCACTACCTTAGATATTCCCTTGCTGAAAAAGATCCTCAAGGATATCATCAGTTCCAATAAATATTTGATGTTACAAAGCAATGTTTTGAAGGTGAGGAAACACTTCCAATGGCATTCACCCCCGCAAGACTTCGATGCATTTTATATGGTTATGTATGAATTATGGCTTAGACGAAGTTCTATAAAAAATACGTGGGTAGATTCTTTCagagtttaatttatatgtatgccACTGTAAAATATTTTCACACAAGCATTTAATAAGAATTTACTTTATCATGGTTATATCTTATTGGAAGTTTGTATAAAAATACTTTACACTAATGGTGCATATAAAACTATACTCATGTAGTAAGTTATTGTGAAGGTAACTTTGTATGATAGCATCATTCAAGAACCAGTGATTTTACATTATTTGTATTCTTACTACCAAAGTGGTTCTCGAGGCAATAGAGCAAAGTATCACTTTTTATTGGACAAAGTACAATTTGTTTGGTTTGTTATGAACACTTGAATCATAAAGTAACATCAAATTATGAAGGACGTTATATCTATCATCAATTAATGTCGTGTCCTTTGCTTGGTAAAAGAGTTAAGACGAGCTAGAGGAATACATATCCAATTCTCTCACTCTCTTATTGGCTATTGCCGTATCCGTTCCTTGTGTTTTAAGAATCTGACAACAGTTGCGGCCACACGGACAATCTTATGAGTTACAAGGGTTTTCCCACACAcacaaatacttttttttccttcaatttaaCCCTTTTTCAATTTTCGtccttatttttagtttcttataaagtatgtttgttttattttttcatctttaaatttCTTTAGATAATACTTTGAgtgatgaaaaaaatgttatttaaaatattttaaaaacaaaaaataaaacaaaggataaaaacaaaaaaaaattataaggacaaaaataaaaacatactaaacaaaattaatatgttttgtttttatttaaatgctaACGATGCTCTTTCAAACACTCTCTTCTTGAAACTTTCTCTATGATTagttatcatttattagaaatcaataattttattatttcttatctaatgcttttttttctcctatattATTAAATGAGAAGTGAAACATCTCAGTTATATTGTACAAGGAGGAAATGCAAGAGGGAAAATTACGGAAGATTATGTCAATTTCGATAACAACAAAacatatcaataaaatattacgAGAAGAATATTACTAAAATAATTGCTTTAATTTCAGTATTGGAATCATTTATTAGAAAAGCAATAAGTTGAAGGAAGACTTTACACCATAGAAATTGAATAAATAGTGTAAATAGTTTTcatactattatttaatttgaaattatcataataaatttattgattttaataatagttatcttaaaattcatatttcttataattcataattcataattcataattaactaatagtatattttatttacactGACAAATCACAGttacataaaatataaactCGAAGTGGTTATTCCACGGATAGAACACGCGAAGAGAAAAAACGCACCGTGAAATTTGGTGAATGACGCCCTCACTTGAGACCCCGACAAAACTTTTCGTAGAAATAGAAATGAAAACCGCTTCATCGACATTTCCTTGCGTACGCGTCAATGCGTGTGTAACCGACACGTCATTAAATGTCGCACTCAATGGATCTGGAAAATGCTATAAATACCTCAGACACAAGCCACTGGTAAGTCACCAAACGTTCCAGAAGCTGCTTCTTAGTTTCTCCAAACCCAAACTTTCACCACAGGTACGTTTTACTTTAAACTATTCAATATTCATCTAATCCTCTAGCTTCATCCATTCATTAAATTTATCTTCGTTCAGACCATGATCTGTGCCTTAAACCATGGAAAATTCAGTTAGCTGAATCTGAATTTATGCATGATTAACGGGAATCTAAtgttgattgattttgtttgaaattttgttttttttattcttgtggTTATGGTTTGTTGGATTGGCTTTCATTTAATGAGATGTAAAAACTGAAAAGTGTTCACAAGGAAGAGGCAATTCAACTACGTGTAAGGAGGAATTAATTTGGATTTGGAATCTGGATGCTtctgtttaaaagaaaaaaaaatgttggattTTTTACTGCTATGACAGAGATTTGCATGTTTAAGCAAATTAGGATGTGTAGCATTGATGTGTCCCCTGTTTGGTATCTTTTGTGCTTGGATAGGAATATGTTATTACTGTTTGTTCGCTAATTAATTGGTTGAATCTATTGTTGGAAATTGTTGTTTATCATCTCAGATCTTGTACAAAATTTTAGTGATAcagcttcatttttttttaaatgcagtTTGTTTTGGGTGATATGTTATTGttgtatgcttttttttttttttggtcttaacCCCATGCCAGAAAAAGAGACTCTAACTAATTCGGAGTTTGGCCGGGAGGTAACTAAAACTTGACCAAGAATTGTTTCTACCAAAGATTGAACTAAGGTTCGACCTTAATTTTAACACATTAACCACGTGTACCCAATCATTTGgttattttatgcttttgtttaCTTGCccaaattgaagaaaaacaaaatgtagAGTCAAACTGATTGGGAATTATTTTGTTAGATATTGCAGTTTTAATCAATTTAGTTCAACTTGATTAATGGTTAAACTGAGTTTGGTTTTGGTGTTTTCTAATTCCCTGTCTAAGAATAGTGAAAGTTGTTTGTAGCTGGTGATTgggaattattttgtttgatattgcagttttaataaatttagttcAACTTGATTAATGGTTTAACTGAGTTTGATTCTGGTGTTTTCTAATTCCCTGTCTAAGAATAGTGAGAGTTGTTTGTAGCTGCTCgtatttttatatatcaatttGTCATCCTTATATTTGATGCTTGGATAGGTTAGCCTAGAGTATTCTGTATGAACTTGGTTGATTTCCATTTGCCTAGCTTGGGCTGTGTGTTATGTCATTGCTTTTGAGGAAGGTATATTTATTAAACTGTTGATTTACTCAGTATGTTGGAGTTTAACTAATGTCTTGCAAGTAATTGTTTCAagcaatttatttaaataatggcTTGACTTTACTGTCACCTGTGCATGTTTCAGGGACCTGTCAGATTTAGTTAACGTTTTTACATCATCACTGTGTGAAGATAATATAGATATGGAAATCTCCCATGACATCAAGATCAAGGATGACAAGCTAGGTGGTGTGAAGGAAGAGAAGATTAAGGTAGAAGTTGAACTGAAGAATAAATCAGTTGAGAAAGAGCATACAAAAagtaaagaagagaagaaacataaagatgaagataaatcaaagaaaaaaaagaaagagaaaggggaagaggaagatgaagagggagagaagaaagaaaaagatgtaAAAGATAAAGGGGAGGATggtgaagagaaagagaaaaaggagaagGATAAGAAGgagaggaaaaaggaaaagaaggacaAGGATGACAAAACTGATGTAGAGAAGGTTAAGGGGAAAGAACATGATGGGGAGGATGctgaagagaagaaagaaaagaagaaaaaggaaaagaaagacaaggaTGACAAAACTGATGTAGAGAAGGTCAAGGGGAAAGAAgacaaagagaagaagaaaaaggaaaagaaagtcaAGGATGACAAAACTGATGCTGAGAAGGTCAAGGGGAAAGAAGATGATGGGGAGGACAATGAAGAgaaggaggaaaagaaaaaaaagaaaaagaaggaaaaggatGACAAAATTGATGTAGAGAAGGTCAAGGGGAAAGAAGATGATGGGGAAGatgaagggaagaaggagaagaagaaaaaggaaaagaaggacaaagatgaAGAAACAGACAcattaaagggaaagggaaaaaatgGTGATGGtgaagagaagaaggaaaagaaagagaaggagaagaaaaaggaaaagaaggacaaagatgaAGAAACAGACACattaaaggaaaagggaaaaaatgacGAAGGCGAGGATgatgaagaaaataagaaaaataagaaaaaggataagaaggagaaagagaaggatcacaaaaaagaaaagaaggaggaTGGAAaagaagagggtgagaaagagaaaAGCAAGGTTGAAGTTTCTGTAAGGGATATTGATATAGAAGAAACCACAAAGGAAGgtgaaaaagaagataaagaaaaggATGATGGGAAGGAagtgaaagagaagaagaaaaaagaagacaaagacaagaaggagaagaagaaagttaCTGGAAAGGACAAGACCAAGGATCTTAGTGCGCTGAAGCAGAAGCTTGAAAAAATTAACGGAAAAATACAACCACTCCTTGAAAAGAAGGCTGATATAGAAAGGCAGATAAAAGAAGCTGAAGCTGAGGGTCATGTAGTCAATGGGAAGGACAAGGATGAGGTACAGTAGCTGTTTAGGATACACTTATACTATCTTGCGTAATATGCAAACTATGTTTgctctttttaagttgttttgtGTAATAAAGTTGCCTTTTTATTTGAGTGAGGAGTGATACATTTGTACATTCTTATGCTTCACATGGGATCGATTTCATTCCCAACTAACTCCCTTTGTCTGTGAAGGGCTGTGCTACTTCTAGAGCGTGCCTAACATGTAAACTCCTATTCAATGGAGGCATTACTTAATATTCAAACATCCGACAATCTATTTCTTTAACACCAGATTCAACTAATAACTAAGATTTTATGTTCAAGGTCAAGAAAGCAAATAATGAAAGGTCAATAGCGAATAGCCATCTAGAGAATCAATGACCAGTTACTAAGTATTAAGGTATGTGGCTTTTGCAGTATATGACAAAAAATCTCCACAAAATCAAGCGGGTCTATTTCTTAGTATTTGTTTTTACTCAGCATTTATGCTCCTCAATGAACGAAATCACTGGACTAACCTTTGCTCTCTAAAAGTTAATGAAAGATTGGTATGTGTTATCTGCATAATTCTGCTTTCTCTATTGaccaaagataaaaacaactcatTCTCACATATACCATACCAGTtaccgtttttttttttttttttttgcattatgTATATCATGTCACATGCTATAATCTGAAAAGAGAAAGAGTACCCATGTCTTTGTTTTGACAATATGTCACTTACAGGGTTGTGGTTAGAGAGGCAAGCTAAATGAAGTTCTCTTCTTTGTCTGTAACCTATAAGTCATGTTATGAATAAACACAACTTCACCCTGAATTATGCAAAAGAACAAATGATTCAGAATTTAATGGCCCTTGATCTTCAAATGTATTTTCATTGTTATCGGAAGAATAACTTGATGCCAGGTATGCATCGTGTACTAATAGAAAAAACCGTATGAAAGTTACCAACAAAATATGAACCTAACCTTTTTACAACAGAATCCAACTAAATTGTGTAGCCTTGAATGGTTTTGCTTTGGCACGCTAGAAGCCGTCTAGTTTCATTAACTATCATACGAAGGCTAGAGACAAAGTATGGATGATGAAAACCTATACAATTATGGAAGAAACATAGTGCCGGCATCAGTTCATAAATTTCATTCCAGCTTGGCTAATAACTAATAAGGCTTGAAACTATCTTTCACATCCAATATTTTATTGGCAACAGTTTGAATAAGGCTTTCTAAGTTCTGAAATTTATTGCCTTACATCGTCAGCCAAGACATGCACTGATTAATTGACTAACTTCAACCTAACCAATACGACAAATTCTTGCCGAAAACCAATCTCTAttggatatttatttatttatttcaaattctggttcaaaattatcttttgattctttttattattgggAGACATCACAAAACAATCTCATGGGAATAGTGACCAACCTACGAGGTTGTCCACTATAGTTAATTCTAGGAACCGAATGAGGCCACCCCTTCCTCGTGGGTATGGAGGAAGTGCAGTATTTCCTATGGTGACACCTGTTGGAATTtaggtaatttttattttttatgttgaagctaaaaagaaaaagtatgtcttatcctaaaataattatcaaaggTCCTAAGATTTATAATATGTTAGATTATTAATGATAGAGAAATACTCATAGGTGATTTTTTATCTACGCGCTCTTTTGAGGATTTGTTACGGAATATTGTAGAAACAATGGATAACTGACTAACAGTATAACCGGTGGCTTCATGATTTTTCCTCAACTGGAATCTCTTTATTTCTTTGTAGAAccttcataacttttcaaatgagcttataatgaaatgataaacttcaactttatttctattgaaaatccaaacaacaaaatatttgtaaatcatAAGATATAGAACATAAGTAAGACTCtcactaaactaaggtactatcAGGAATTACATCCATGTGAGTATTATGCTCatgaaaactttaatttttagaCCTTCAG is a window encoding:
- the LOC100798319 gene encoding probable glycosyltransferase At5g03795 isoform X2 gives rise to the protein MVRSSLLYYYSQRRLAGSFRGFFFIPTTLALFTSFFILFYIYSTSNIFTHHNHHPSTSHFKPHPPFSTTPFIATTPHFVPVFNHNASESTKSPPTFQLGYGLGPQSQRGLPLPPQFSSKGKFENNDVFHDRDVFLEDYKEMNRSLKIYVYPHREDDPFANVLLPVESEPGGNYTSESYFKKVLMKSHFITKDPPEADLFFLPFSMARLWHDRRVGVGGIQDFIRDYIHNISHRYPYWNNTGGADHFYVACHSIGRSAMDKAPDEKFNAIQVVCSSSYFLTGYFAHKDACLPQIWPRKGNPPNLVSSKRKRLAFFAGGVNSPVRVKLLETWKNDSEIFVHHGRLKTPYADELLGSKFCLHVKGFEVNTARIGDSLYYGCVPVIIANYYDLPFADVLNWKSFSVVVTTLDIPLLKKILKDIISSNKYLMLQSNVLKVRKHFQWHSPPQDFDAFYMVMYELWLRRSSIKNTWVDSFRV
- the LOC100798319 gene encoding probable glycosyltransferase At5g03795 isoform X1; its protein translation is MVRSSLLYYYSQRRLAGSFRGFFFIPTTLALFTSFFILFYIYSTSNIFTHHNHHPSTSHFKPHPPFSTTPFIATTPHFVPVFNHNASESTKSPPTFQLGYGLGPQSQRGLPLPPQFSSKVCRECCVFYGSGKFENNDVFHDRDVFLEDYKEMNRSLKIYVYPHREDDPFANVLLPVESEPGGNYTSESYFKKVLMKSHFITKDPPEADLFFLPFSMARLWHDRRVGVGGIQDFIRDYIHNISHRYPYWNNTGGADHFYVACHSIGRSAMDKAPDEKFNAIQVVCSSSYFLTGYFAHKDACLPQIWPRKGNPPNLVSSKRKRLAFFAGGVNSPVRVKLLETWKNDSEIFVHHGRLKTPYADELLGSKFCLHVKGFEVNTARIGDSLYYGCVPVIIANYYDLPFADVLNWKSFSVVVTTLDIPLLKKILKDIISSNKYLMLQSNVLKVRKHFQWHSPPQDFDAFYMVMYELWLRRSSIKNTWVDSFRV
- the LOC100798848 gene encoding DNA ligase 1 — protein: MEISHDIKIKDDKLGGVKEEKIKVEVELKNKSVEKEHTKSKEEKKHKDEDKSKKKKKEKGEEEDEEGEKKEKDVKDKGEDGEEKEKKEKDKKERKKEKKDKDDKTDVEKVKGKEHDGEDAEEKKEKKKKEKKDKDDKTDVEKVKGKEDKEKKKKEKKVKDDKTDAEKVKGKEDDGEDNEEKEEKKKKKKKEKDDKIDVEKVKGKEDDGEDEGKKEKKKKEKKDKDEETDTLKGKGKNGDGEEKKEKKEKEKKKEKKDKDEETDTLKEKGKNDEGEDDEENKKNKKKDKKEKEKDHKKEKKEDGKEEGEKEKSKVEVSVRDIDIEETTKEGEKEDKEKDDGKEVKEKKKKEDKDKKEKKKVTGKDKTKDLSALKQKLEKINGKIQPLLEKKADIERQIKEAEAEGHVVNGKDKDEVQ